One Danio rerio strain Tuebingen ecotype United States chromosome 9, GRCz12tu, whole genome shotgun sequence genomic region harbors:
- the ankrd44 gene encoding serine/threonine-protein phosphatase 6 regulatory ankyrin repeat subunit B isoform X8 yields the protein MPKHWMLMSVCLEFLLQHGAGPSLKDKQGYSAVHYAAAYGHRHCLKLLLDRDENHQDDMENNQTRSPLHLAAYHGHAQALEVLLEGHCEVDQGDEVDRTPLALAALRGHTDCALTLLNHGASPRSRDTVRGRTPIHLAVMNGHTSCVRLLLEDSDNADLVDTADSQGQTPLMLAVMGGHVDAVSLLLERDASVDMADHHGLTGLHLGLLCGQEECVQSLLELEASVLLGDSRGRTAIHLAAARGHASWLSELLSIACIEPPLPPLRDNQGYTPLHYACYYGHEGCVEVILDQKDFCQFEGNPFTPLHCAVVNDHETCATLLLEAMGSKIVTCKDSKGRTPFHAAAFAGHVDCVQLLLSHNASVNEVDQSGRSALCMAAEKGRVEVVEALLAAADVNINLIDQKGNTALHLACSNGMEECALLLLGKLPDSALVATNSALQTPLHLAARSGMKQTVQELLSRGASVQVLDENGLTPALACAPSREVADCLALILATMMPFCSPCSSGAPSPGTLLKSLPHQAKSPQGPRSPKDPSGPSSEGTTTENDSDSETF from the exons ATGCCAAAACACTGGATGCTTATGTCTGT GTGTCTGGAGTTCCTGTTGCAGCATGGCGCTGGCCCATCGCTTAAAGATAAACAAGGCTACAGTGCGGTTCACTATGCTGCAGCGTACGGCCACAGACATTGCTTAAAACTG CTTTTGGACAGAGATGAAAACCATCAAGATGACATGGAGAACAACCAAACCAGAAGCCCTTTACATCTGGCT gCATATCACGGGCACGCGCAGGCTCTAGAAGTGCTCTTGGAGGGTCACTGTGAGGTGGATCAGGGGGATGAAGTTGATCGGACTCCACTGGCCCTTGCTGCTCTCAGGGGCCACACTGACTGTGCTCTCACACTTCTGAACCACGGGGCTTCCCCGAGAAGCAGAGATACTGTCAGAGGACGTACGCCCATCCACCTTGCAG tcATGAATGGTCATACATCATGTGTGCGCCTCCTGTTGGAAGACTCTGATAATGCAGATCTGGTGGACACAGCCGACTCTCAGGGACA gaccCCTCTAATGCTGGCAGTAATGGGGGGTCATGTGGACGCTGTGTCTCTTCTGTTGGAGCGTGACGCCAGTGTGGACATGGCTGATCATCACGGTCTGACTGGTCTACACCTTGGG CTCTTATGTGGACAGGAGGAATGTGTTCAGTCTCTGCTGGAGCTGGAGGCATCAGTGCTGCTGGGGGACTCCAGGGGTCGGACAGCAATCCACCTGGCTGCAGCAAGAGGCCACGCATCTTGGTTGAGCGAATTGCTCAGTATCGCGTGTATTGAACCCCCGTTGCCCCCTTTGCGAGACAACCAGGGATATACGCCCTTACATTATGCCTGTTACTATG gtcATGAGGGCTGTGTAGAAGTCATACTCGATCAAAAAGACTTTTGCCAGTTTGAAGGGAACCCCTTTACACCTCTGCATTGTGCTGT GGTCAATGACCATGAGACCTGTGCCACCCTTTTATTAGAAGCCATGGGATCAAAGATTGTAACATGCAAAGACTCCAAGGGCAG GACACCCTTCCATGCCGCTGCATTTGCTGGCCATGTAGACTGTGTTCAGTTGCTCTTGTCCCATAATGCGTCTGTGAATGAGGTTGACCAATCAGGACGCAGTGCTCTTTGTATGGCAGCAGAGAAAGGAAGGGTTGAGGTTGTAG AAGCTTTGCTTGCTGCTGCCGATGTGAACATAAATCTGATTGACCAGAAGGGCAATACAGCACTCCATCTAGCCTGCAGTAAT GGAATGGAGGAATGTGCTTTGCTCCTTCTTGGAAAACTTCCAGACTCTGCCCTTGTCGCTACAAACAGTGCACTGCAAAC CCCTCTTCACCTGGCTGCTCGCAGTGGGATGAAGCAGACGGTGCAGGAGCTGCTCTCTCGTGGGGCCAGCGTTCAAGTGCTAGATGAGAATG GTCTCACCCCTGCTCTGGCTTGCGCTCCCAGCAGGGAAGTGGCTGACTGCCTGGCTCTCATTCTGGCTACCATGATGCCTTTCTGCTCCCCTTGCAGCTCCGGAGCTCCCTCCCCAGGCACCCTGCTGAAATCTTTGCCCCACCAGGCCAAGAGTCCCCAAGGCCCCCGCAGTCCAAAGGATCCCTCCGGCCCCTCCAGTGAGGGCACGACCACTGAAAACGACTCTGACTCAGAGACTTTTTGA